One genomic segment of Novisyntrophococcus fermenticellae includes these proteins:
- the rpoC gene encoding DNA-directed RNA polymerase subunit beta' codes for MPETVNKETYQPMTFDAIKIGLASPEKIREWSHGEVKKPETINYRTLKPEKDGLFCERIFGPSKDWECHCGKYKKIRYKGVICDRCGVEVTKSSVRRERMGHIELAAPVSHIWYFKGIPSRMGLILDLSPRTLEKVLYFANYIVLDCGDTRLQYKQVLTEREYQEAREEYGSAFRVGMGAESIKELLESINLEKESVELKKGLKESTGQKRARIIKRLEVVEAFRESGNRPEWMIMDAVPVIPPDLRPMVQLDGGRFATSDLNDLYRRIINRNNRLKRLLELGAPDIIVRNEKRMLQEAVDALIDNGRRGRPVTGPGNRALKSLSDMLKGKSGRFRQNLLGKRVDYSGRSVIVVGPELKIFQCGLPKEMAIELFKPFVMKELVANGTAHNIKNAKKMVEKLQTEVWDVLEDVIKEHPVMLNRAPTLHRLGIQAFEPILVEGKAIKLHPLVCTAFNADFDGDQMAVHLPLSVEAQAECRFLLLSPNNLLKPSDGGPVAVPSQDMVLGIYYLTQERPGAVGEGMAFKNINEAILAYENGYLTLQTRITVRCAGKDLEGNPIQENINSTLGRFLFNEILPQDLGYVDRTVPGNELLLEVDFLVAKKQLKQILEKVINTHGATKTAEVLDDIKSTGYKYSTRAAMTVSISDMTVPPQKPQLIQQAQDTVDRITRNYKRGLITDEERYKEVVETWKETDDELTHALLSGLDAYNNIFMMADSGARGSDKQIKQLAGMRGLMADTTGHTIELPIKSNFREGLDVLEYFMSAHGARKGLSDTALRTADSGYLTRRLVDVSQDLIIREVDCCEGNEIPGIYVQEFADGKEEIESLQERITGRFSCETIKDKDGNVIVKANHMITPRRAARVMKDGVDEKGQPFKKIKIRTILTCKSHIGICAKCYGANMATGEAVQVGESVGIIAAQSIGEPGTQLTMRTFHTGGVAGGDITQGLPRVEELFEARKPKGLAIITEIKGQAVIKDNKKKREITVTDDEEGVAKTYLIPYGSRIKVQDGQTLAAGDELTEGSVNPHDILRIKGVRDVQDYMIREVQRVYRLQGVEINDKHIEVIVRQMLKKVRIEENGDTEFLPGTLVNVLDYEETNQRMLEEGKEPADGKQVMLGITKASLATDSFLSAASFQETTKVLTEAAIKGKIDNLIGLKENVLIGKLIPAGTGMKCYSNIKLDTDKQLKELALSEEELLIEEESDTDDNAAETEAVSEEVAIAEADQKEQEAVTVDE; via the coding sequence ATGCCAGAAACAGTAAATAAAGAAACCTATCAACCGATGACATTCGATGCGATTAAAATAGGTCTGGCTTCTCCGGAAAAGATTCGTGAGTGGTCCCATGGTGAAGTGAAAAAACCGGAGACTATAAACTACAGAACACTCAAACCGGAGAAAGATGGTTTGTTCTGCGAACGTATTTTCGGACCGAGCAAGGACTGGGAATGCCATTGTGGAAAATACAAGAAAATCCGTTATAAAGGTGTTATATGTGACCGATGCGGTGTCGAAGTAACGAAATCCAGTGTACGTCGTGAGCGTATGGGACATATCGAGCTTGCGGCTCCGGTATCTCATATCTGGTATTTCAAGGGAATTCCGTCCCGTATGGGATTGATTCTGGATCTGTCTCCAAGAACACTGGAGAAGGTACTGTATTTTGCTAATTACATTGTGCTGGACTGTGGTGATACAAGACTTCAGTACAAACAAGTGCTGACTGAGAGAGAATATCAGGAAGCCAGAGAAGAGTACGGCAGTGCGTTCCGGGTTGGAATGGGTGCAGAATCCATCAAGGAACTGTTGGAATCCATTAATCTGGAAAAGGAATCTGTAGAACTGAAAAAAGGACTGAAGGAATCCACAGGTCAAAAGCGTGCCCGTATTATAAAAAGGCTTGAGGTTGTTGAAGCATTCCGTGAATCCGGAAATCGTCCGGAATGGATGATTATGGACGCAGTTCCGGTAATTCCACCGGATTTGCGTCCCATGGTACAGTTGGATGGCGGGCGATTTGCAACTTCGGATTTAAATGATTTATACAGAAGAATTATTAATCGGAACAATCGTTTGAAAAGATTGCTGGAGTTGGGTGCACCTGACATTATCGTCCGGAATGAAAAACGTATGCTTCAGGAAGCCGTAGATGCATTGATTGATAATGGCCGCCGCGGCCGTCCGGTAACAGGACCCGGAAATCGTGCACTGAAATCTCTTTCTGATATGCTGAAGGGTAAATCCGGCCGTTTTCGTCAGAACTTGTTGGGTAAACGTGTGGACTACTCCGGGCGTTCTGTTATTGTGGTAGGACCTGAGCTGAAGATATTCCAGTGCGGTCTGCCCAAAGAGATGGCAATTGAACTTTTTAAACCTTTTGTTATGAAAGAACTGGTGGCTAATGGCACCGCACATAACATCAAGAATGCGAAGAAAATGGTTGAAAAGCTCCAGACCGAAGTTTGGGATGTGCTGGAAGATGTTATTAAAGAACATCCGGTTATGCTGAACCGTGCACCTACACTGCACCGCCTGGGTATTCAGGCATTTGAACCGATTTTGGTAGAAGGTAAGGCAATCAAACTGCATCCGCTGGTATGTACTGCATTCAATGCAGACTTTGACGGTGACCAGATGGCTGTTCACCTTCCGCTGTCTGTGGAAGCTCAGGCTGAGTGCAGATTCCTTCTGCTGTCTCCGAATAACCTGCTAAAACCCTCTGATGGAGGTCCGGTAGCTGTTCCTTCACAGGATATGGTGCTTGGTATCTACTATCTGACACAGGAAAGACCCGGAGCAGTGGGAGAAGGAATGGCTTTTAAGAATATTAATGAAGCTATTCTGGCCTATGAGAATGGGTATCTGACTTTACAAACCCGTATTACAGTACGTTGTGCAGGCAAAGACCTGGAGGGTAATCCAATCCAGGAGAATATTAATTCTACACTGGGGAGATTTCTTTTCAATGAGATTCTTCCTCAGGATTTAGGGTATGTTGACAGAACAGTTCCGGGCAATGAATTGCTGCTGGAGGTTGATTTTCTGGTTGCGAAAAAGCAGCTGAAACAGATTCTGGAAAAGGTTATCAATACCCACGGAGCAACGAAAACTGCAGAGGTATTGGATGATATTAAGTCCACAGGTTACAAGTATTCCACCAGGGCAGCTATGACGGTATCCATTTCCGACATGACCGTGCCGCCGCAGAAGCCTCAGCTGATTCAGCAGGCACAGGATACCGTGGATAGGATTACCAGGAACTACAAACGTGGTTTGATTACAGATGAAGAGCGTTATAAAGAAGTTGTTGAGACCTGGAAGGAGACGGATGATGAGCTGACGCATGCACTGCTTTCCGGACTGGATGCATATAATAATATCTTTATGATGGCTGATTCCGGAGCCCGTGGTTCTGATAAGCAGATCAAACAGCTTGCAGGAATGCGTGGTTTGATGGCTGATACGACCGGTCATACGATTGAGCTGCCTATCAAGTCTAACTTCCGTGAAGGTCTGGATGTATTGGAATACTTTATGTCTGCCCATGGAGCCCGTAAAGGTTTGTCCGATACGGCTTTGCGTACAGCCGATTCCGGTTATCTGACCAGACGTCTGGTGGATGTATCACAGGATTTGATTATCCGTGAAGTGGACTGCTGCGAAGGAAATGAGATTCCAGGCATATATGTGCAGGAATTTGCCGACGGCAAGGAGGAAATCGAAAGTCTTCAGGAGCGTATTACAGGACGGTTTTCCTGCGAAACAATCAAGGACAAGGATGGCAATGTTATTGTAAAGGCAAATCATATGATCACACCGAGACGAGCTGCCAGGGTTATGAAAGACGGTGTTGATGAAAAAGGTCAGCCATTTAAGAAAATAAAAATTCGTACAATATTAACCTGTAAGTCTCATATCGGAATCTGTGCGAAATGCTATGGCGCCAATATGGCAACCGGTGAAGCCGTTCAGGTCGGTGAGTCCGTCGGTATCATCGCGGCCCAATCTATAGGTGAGCCTGGTACACAGCTGACGATGCGTACCTTCCATACCGGTGGTGTTGCCGGTGGAGATATCACACAGGGTCTTCCTCGTGTTGAGGAACTTTTCGAAGCCAGAAAGCCAAAAGGTCTTGCTATTATTACAGAGATCAAGGGTCAGGCTGTGATTAAAGACAACAAGAAGAAGCGTGAGATTACCGTTACGGATGATGAAGAAGGTGTGGCAAAAACCTATTTGATTCCCTATGGATCCAGAATTAAAGTACAGGATGGCCAGACGCTGGCAGCCGGTGACGAACTGACAGAAGGCAGCGTGAATCCTCATGATATCTTAAGAATCAAAGGGGTACGTGATGTACAGGATTATATGATCCGTGAGGTACAGCGCGTATATCGCCTTCAGGGTGTTGAAATCAATGATAAGCATATTGAGGTTATTGTTCGTCAGATGCTGAAAAAGGTTCGTATTGAAGAGAATGGAGATACGGAGTTCCTGCCGGGAACCCTGGTGAACGTTCTTGATTACGAAGAGACAAATCAGCGGATGCTTGAAGAAGGAAAAGAACCGGCTGATGGAAAGCAGGTTATGCTGGGTATTACGAAAGCATCTCTGGCTACAGATTCCTTCCTTTCCGCAGCCTCATTCCAGGAGACTACAAAAGTCCTGACGGAAGCTGCAATCAAAGGTAAGATTGATAATCTGATCGGCCTGAAGGAGAACGTTTTGATTGGTAAACTGATTCCGGCAGGTACAGGTATGAAGTGTTACAGCAATATAAAGCTGGATACGGATAAGCAGTTGAAAGAACTTGCACTTAGTGAAGAAGAGCTTTTAATAGAAGAGGAATCAGACACCGATGATAATGCTGCGGAAACAGAAGCGGTTTCTGAGGAAGTGGCAATAGCAGAAGCAGATCAAAAAGAACAGGAAGCAGTAACAGTTGATGAATAG